One window of Hylemonella gracilis genomic DNA carries:
- a CDS encoding HNH endonuclease, with translation MREVAPEDVIFSFADAQIRAIGIASSHAYESPKPLEFGETGAYWDRIGWRVDVNFHPLRLPIRPAEHMAILQPLLPERYAPLRPNGAGLQNLYLTKLPEVFAAALVDLLGAEARALILGHRVANEPLHAPATGLVEWEEHVLDQVKSDISVPETQRLALVLARRGQGVFKQRVMTIERRCRVTGVENAEHLRASHSKPWRDSTNEERLDGENGLLLTPSIDHLFDRGFIGFGDDGTLLVSPVAHADSLRRMGVDSARSTHVGSFSQGQRRYLEFHRENVLLMSRFLEHL, from the coding sequence ATGCGTGAAGTCGCTCCAGAGGACGTAATTTTTTCATTCGCAGATGCGCAGATTCGCGCAATTGGAATTGCTAGCTCGCATGCCTATGAGTCTCCAAAGCCATTAGAGTTTGGTGAGACAGGTGCGTACTGGGATCGCATTGGCTGGCGAGTTGACGTCAATTTCCATCCGTTGCGATTGCCAATTCGCCCAGCAGAACATATGGCGATTCTGCAGCCACTTTTGCCGGAGCGTTATGCACCATTACGTCCCAATGGCGCAGGATTGCAGAACCTTTACTTAACAAAGCTACCTGAGGTTTTCGCTGCTGCACTCGTCGATCTACTTGGCGCAGAGGCGAGAGCTTTGATTTTGGGGCATCGTGTCGCGAATGAGCCGTTACATGCGCCTGCCACAGGGTTGGTCGAATGGGAGGAGCATGTATTGGATCAAGTCAAGAGCGATATCTCCGTGCCGGAGACGCAACGTTTGGCACTGGTGCTAGCTCGTCGTGGCCAGGGTGTTTTCAAACAGCGCGTGATGACGATCGAAAGGCGTTGTCGTGTGACGGGGGTTGAAAACGCGGAGCATCTCAGGGCGAGTCATAGCAAACCTTGGAGAGACTCGACGAACGAGGAGCGATTGGATGGTGAGAATGGGTTGCTGCTTACACCCAGTATTGATCATCTATTTGATCGCGGCTTCATTGGTTTTGGTGACGATGGAACACTGCTGGTGTCGCCCGTCGCGCATGCCGATTCGCTGCGGCGGATGGGTGTTGACTCCGCCCGCTCCACTCACGTGGGATCCTTTTCGCAAGGACAGCGTCGCTATCTCGAGTTTCATCGAGAGAACGTGTTGCTTATGTCGAGGTTTTTAGAGCATC